The nucleotide sequence AAAGCAAGCATACAACTTCCACGGAAATCGTTTCATAGGTTCAGTACCAAATCGCAATATATACAAGTATTTTCTctataaaattatttaattaCATATATCTTTTTGCATCAATATTATTGACGGAAGTTAATATATTCTTCCAGATATATTAACCATATCAACATTAAACATCTTAACCATGTCAAGCAACCGGAAACACATTGAATCGTTTTCATCGTTATGATACCACTATGATATTAATGATGCAaatgataattaataataaacTTAACAATTATTATATAGATTTATTTCTTTGCTGTACAACAGAACACTCAACAAAATAACATTGAACTTGTTGAATAATTTAATGCATATTTCAGTTCATTGATGTCATAATGATAGTAATCCTGGCGATGAGTGTGATCTTTGCAATTGTTTGTCATGTAGGCCTCGTAGTCTGAAAATTATTGTTGAGATGGTTTACCATATAGTTTGATTTCCCATAGACCTAAATGTAAGTAGAGATGGTGTCATTTAGGTCAGCAGAAATCTAGTAATAGTGTTGACTATAATAGTTTAGTGGCCGGTAACCATAATTAGAGAAGACTGAGTAGGATGGTTCAGGATCTGCAGACCTCTTGTAGAAATGGCGGCGATAACCATGACGGGGAGCGTAGTAGAGAGGATACGATGGTTCAGGCTCTGGTTCGGCAGACCTCTTGTAGTAATGACGATCATAACCATGTCGAAGGCCGGAGGAATAAATTGGGTATGATGGCTCAGGCTCTGGCTCGGCAGACCTCTTTCCATTGTGGTAACGGTGACTGTATGCTGGGTAAGCACTACCGTAATTGCTCGTCACGTAACTGGGCTCTGCATCTCGCTTCTCAATCTCAGAAGCGCAGGCGGCAGCCGCCAGGATCACAAGCACCTAAATATGAAAAATCACACGTACAGTCATATAATATTTAGCAGTAAAGTAATAAATTTTCATTCGCGTAAATGAAATATTCTTCGAAAAGACTACTACTTTCCTTGATATTTTATGTAATACATTACAAAAAAATATTAACCAATATCAGAGAGTCCGATTGTTAGTGCAACTTACCAAGAGCTTCATGGCTGAAAGTTGGTTAGCTGTGGCCACAGCTGAGCGAGTGTCTTGCAGCAGTGATGCCGGGCTTTTATACCGGAGAGTCTTGAGTCCTTGAATCGTATCTCAATGTTATAGTGACGTTCCACTGAGAAAGCTGTAGTTAATATGTTTCTtatctctttattttattatttttttccatatataatcaattacatattatattataagaTTTTCCTTTAGGTTAACAAATATAAAACCCTAGTTAaatgttaaatattaaatatttaatatgtTTTACTTCTCGTTAAGGCAATGCACTGTTTACGATTCCTTGTTAATCTTAGCAAGTACTGCATACTTGGAATATACCGGGATAGTTTACCTTGGTAAATATTTCCATACTGAAATATGATTAGTGGTTGGCAAGTAATCTCATGTTGTAGCTTTAGTACTTCCCTCGGTTTAAAAGTCTTAAACCTAAATTTATTCCAACATGTGCTAGACTTTTCAAGTAATATAGTGTTAGGCAAATGTaagtattttgaccagaccacacactagaaattgaagggacgacgacgtttcgtacatttcgttaaatttctttcatcctaaacctgcttccaacactagtagcactgtactatgccttccattCATATcttaactcaaaacttttaccaatacctttcgtcctcttgacattaaactcgcctttcgacaaactaacacactttgtagcaatctagttcacactgctcctcctgcttctaatgctgctggtgtctactctatttcctgttcatcttgtcctctccaatactttggcgaaactggctgtacactgaatgacagacttaaagaacacaagagaagtgttaagtctgcagacactaacaatgctctcttctgccatgtgagggattctaatcatcccattgattggtcttcctccaaaataatcttccctgcctctactctacacagacgccgtcttgtagaatcggctcctataaacaatgtacccaacatgaacttgagtcctggctttgttgctgtggactcttccctttcacagtatatactcaaatgcactaatctttctaacaaacgtgacttaacataagctttcccccttccatttctttctttctctttcgttttctttctctcttctccctttttctgttcattgtcttctcttacgctcccttgctatcctcttcttattcctattactatctccttcggtggttataataggagctgcctcgtatgggccaataggcctgctgcagttctcattactactatccccttcacctgactttcctcctcagctctctcctgcctatttattgcctgcccctacctcctcatcacaatcgacttgagaatggtccaggacggaccgaaacgtcgtcgtcccttcaatttcaagtgtgtggtctggtcaacatacttcagccacgttattgtgactcatcgcctgcaaatgtaAGTATTATTGCGAATTTGGTAATACACTTTAATAAGATTTACTGactgcattaaaatattttttttattaattccaGGTTTTACTGTTTCTTTGAATTACTTTTCAAGTAATTAAAATgtaattgtaaatattttctaattaatttgaattaattaacaaaaattaaattactaattttattagGTAATTTATAatcgtttaaattaccaatcaagttcaaTCAAtgtgagctttaatataccaatgtgctttaatatacttactagtctctctcatcttatttttttctttcttgcaatgtatctgttatgattttattaattccgctagaatttacctacttaaaattatctgttagattagggacctgcccgaaatgttgcgtgtactagtggctttacaagattgtaaataccatgttatgtattctcacaaacccaatgtaccttcttgtttatacataaataaatatataagtagcacgggctatggtaagcaagttgaggacttacctggcacaggagcggggcaagtagcacgggctatggtgagcccgttgtggacttacctggcacaggagcgggtctgTAACTTATCCAAACAATGATTGTTGTTTgtggttttagattcagctactcagaacaaaagttccaagtagcacgggctatggtgaggccaTAGTggaattacctggcacaggagcggggctgtgaaaaAACAATCATGGTTGTAGCTGCTTTTATAGCGTGAGGTCAGGTGTCTTGGGGAGATGTGTATACATTGGGTAATAACTTCTTTGTTACATAATCGCTCACCACATCTGGTAACCACTGCTCTCAGGAGATACTGTTAATAATTTAAAGAAAACATAAATACTGCTATATGTTCATAGTTTAATATCCGTTATAAAAACATATTACAGTTATTTACAAACTACTGAGGTAGTCGATGAGATTGAATTTGGGGTCTCTATTCATGCGATGTAATTACATCGCATACAATTTATATTATTATGGTATTATTTTATACACATTTCAAACTTTATATATGCAGAGAACCttgtaatgaacaaatccacaaggtccgtgacgaggattctaacctacgtccgagatcatcccagacgctgccttaatcgattgagctacgacattgtctataagagttgaaaccgaagttctactgaacttactggatcctgtagcctctcgGAGACACAAAACAGGGTTGGCGTTTTTCTACGTTAACATATTGCTAGCTTTGTACTAGCAATTTATTGCTAGCTAGCATATACTATCAAATATGTATGTAGTTGATGAGAGTAGATAATCTCAAGAAACATTCATGAGCTCATAAAAGTTTATAAATTTCATATTATGAACAATAAATAGAGATATATAGATAAATTCAAgttaatataattaattattgaTTTTTAAATCAATAActtaatataattaatatataattttattacatataaaaaatttatatttaatttttaattataaaaaatgaaatcattaatttaattaactaaattaattaataacattataatttataaattacctaataaaattagtaattttttttgttatttaattcaaattaattaaaaaaatatttacaattaaattttaattacttgAAAAGTAATTCAAAGAAACAGTAAAACCtggaattaataaaaaaaatattttaatgcagtCAGTAAATTTTATGAAAGTGTATTACCAAATTCGCAATAATACTTACATTTGCCTAACACTATATTACTTGAAAAGTCTAGCACATGTTGGAATAAAGTTAGGTTTAAGACTTTTAAACCGAGGGAAGTACTAAAGCTACAACATGAGATTACTTGCCAACCGCTAATCATATTTCAGTATGGAAATATTTACCAAGGTAAACTATCCCTGTATATACCAAGTATGCAGTACTTGCTAAGATTAACAAGGAATCGTAAACAGTGCATTGTCTTAACGAAAAGTAAAacatattaaatatttaatatttaacattTAACTAGGGTTTTATATTTGTTAACCTAAAGGAAAATCTTATAGTATAATATGTAATTGATTATATAtggaaaaaaataatgaaataaagAAATAAGAAACATATTAATTACAGCTTTCTCAGTGGAACGTCACTATAACATTGAAATACGATTCAAGGACTCAAGACTCCGGTATAAAAGCCCGGCATCACTGCTGCAAGACACACTCGCTCAGCTGTGGCCACAGCTAACCAACTTTCAGCCATGAAGCTCTTGGTAAGTTGCACTAACAATCGGACTCTCTGATATTGGTtaatatttaatgtaatgtattaCATAAAATATCAAGGAAAGTAGTAGTCTTTTCGAAGAATATTTCATTTACGCGAATGAAAATTTATTACTTTACTGCTAAATATTATATGACTGTACGTGTGATTTTTCATATTTAGGTGCTTGTAATCCTGGCGGCTGCCGCTTGCGCTTCTGAGATTGAGAAGCGAGATGCAGAGCCCAGTTACGTGACGAGCAATTACGGTAGTGCTTACCCAGCATACAGTCACCGTTACCACAATGGAAAGAGGTCTGCCGAGCCAGAGATTGAACCATCATACCCAATTTATTCCTCCGGCTTTCGACATGGTTATGATCGTCATTACTACAAGAGGTCTGCCGAACCAGAGCCTGAACCATCGTATCCTCTCTACTACGCTCCCCGTCATGGTTATCGCCGCCATTTCTACAAGAGGTCTGCAGATCCTGAACCATCCTACTCAGTCTTCTCTAATTATGGTTACCGGCCACTAAACCATTatagtcaccactactactagatTTCTGCTGACCTAAATGACACCATCTCTACTTACATTTAGGTCTATGGGAAATCAAACTATATGGTAAACCATCTCAACAATAATTTTCAGACTACGAGGCCTACACGACAAACAATTGCAAAGATCACACTCATCGCCAGGATTACTATCATTATGACATCAATGAGCTGAAATATGCATTAAATTATTCAACAAGTTTAATGTTATTTTGTTGAGTGTTCTGTTGTACAGCAAAGAAATAAATCTATATAATAATTGTTAAgtttattattaattatcattTGCATCATTAATATCATTGTGGTATCATAACGTTGAAAACGATTCAATGTGTTTCCGGTTGCTTGACATGGTTAAGATGTTTAATGTTGATATGGTTAATATATCTGGAAGAATATATTAACTTCCGTCAATAAtattgatgaaaaaagatgtatgtaattaattaattttatagagaaaatatttgtatatattgcGATTTGGTACTGAACCTATGAAACGATTTCCGTGGAAATTGTATGCTTGCTTTAGGAGGCATGCGATGTATAGACGTATATTTTAAGAACACACTACATGTCTAATAACATTTTGACAAAAACTAAATTCTACATAACAGTTTCCTATCAAATACAATACAGTAAGTTCAGATTGAGATGTCAGcatttaaatatttttaatatttaaatgtatttatatttaaataaaattaaatatttatatttaaataaaataaaaaatatatatttttttatgtatACTCTATACAGACGTTAGCTGGTTGGAATAGAGTTGGATGGGAAGGGGCCACGACTCGCCGAGCCAAAGCATCCATTTTATAAATATTGTCGGTTCTTTCCTCTGATGCAAATAAGGGTAATATATGATAATTTTACTAAAGCTCGCATTAATGCAAGGTTAAAGTGATATTAGTTTATCAGTAGAGTATTCTGAGTGTTGATGAAATATATTTACTGACAATTTTAGACGAAAAATTTATATCAGCCGACGAGGGCTAgttcactgtactcacctatttgtgtttgcgggggttacgctctggctctttggtaccgcctttcaactgtcactcaactggtgtactgatttctgagcctactgggctcttttatatctacatttgaaactttgtatggagtcaacctccaccacatcactgcctaatgcattccatctgttaactaccctgacactgaaaatgttgtttctaatgtccctgtggctcatttgggtactcagtttccacctgtgtccccttgttcgtgtaccacccgtgttaaacagtttatctttatctacccgaaTGGAGCcaattggccgagcggacagcacgctttacacgtgatcctgtggccccgggttcgatcccgggcttcggcgagaaacgatgggcagagtttctttcaccctatgcccctgttacatagcagtaaataggtacctgggagttagtcagctgtcacgggctgcttcctgggggtggcggcCTGTTTGAGGAccagaccgcggggacactaaagccccgaaatcacctcaagataaccctgtcaattcctttgagaattttgtatgaagtgatcttgtctccccttactcttctgtcttccagtgtcgtgaggttcatttcacgcagcttttcctcgtaacttatgcctcttagttctgggactagcctagtggcatatctcagaactttttccagcttcgtcttctgcttgacaaggtacaggctccatgctggggccgcatactccaggattggtcatacaTATAGGGTATAgagagttctgaatgattccttacacaggtttctgaaggcagttctgatgttagataGTCTCGCATACgtcgcagatgttattctcttgatgtgggcttcaggagactagGTTTGGTGTAacatcaacttctagatctttctctttgtcagTTTCATGAATGACTTTATCTCTCAttcagtatcctgtgtctgacctcctgtttccactgtgtagtttcatgaccttgcatttactcgaggTGGAACTTTAGTAgatatttgttagaccattcattcaatctgtctaggtcatcttggagcctcatattatcttcctccgtctttttCCTCTtcaaaatttttgcatcatcagcaaacaatgaaaggAATGAATCTTTTCCCTCTTGaagttcatttacatatatcaggaacagtgcctagcgccactcatgctgtgagtaaaCATGCTGCCACAATGACAACAAAAAGGAGGCATGGTCCGGGACCATGCCTCGGGACACTAAGccacgaaatcaactcaagataacttcaagatgcaGTATATAGCGTATAAATTAAAGAGAGGAAAAATGTGGATAATAGAATAAAACAACATAATAtgtattgaataataaataactgTTCATATGAGTGTTAAAGGGAGTTTTATAACACATTAAGTATAGTTACTCAGAATTTGTCAGGATACGCATGAGAATGCCAATAAAAATTATGTTTCAAGAATTGTAGGAAATTCAGGAGTTTGTATCAAGTGTGACCATCACGCCTCAACACGGAAGATTTCACTGACGCCTTTGAGATAAATTTAGCTCTGATGGCTTCGTGCCGCGGCTAAtttgtcaaacagaatgtttaatattattgtgcgTATTTGAGATGGTCTGTAGAGACTTGCCGGACAGGTTAGGGGTGTGGTAAGCAAATGTTTCTGGAAGGATGCATGGATGGGTGTGATAATGTTTAAGATGGATGTGGTGAGGTGAGCAAgtcaacaagggccgtgacgatggttcgaacctacgtccgagagaatcccagacgctgccttaattgactgagtcagtcgattaaggcaaggAAGCGTCTGGAATCCTCTCAGACGaatgttcgaaccctcgtcacggcccttgtggatttgttcacctgatgcatcatgctattgtgatttctgtgtgcggtGGGGTGAGATTACGAGTGACACGAAAGTGGTGTTGGAATAGTGAGGATAATGTTAGGTAATGTAAAGGGTGTGCTAATGTGAGAGATTGGTCAGAAAGTGACGAAATGTGTAGGATGAGTGAGACATTGGGTAGCTATAATATTAGTGGGGCGAAATAGCCTATGCAATGGgtttagtattcacctagttgtgcttgcgggtgttgagctctgctctttcggccagcctttcaactgtcaatcaatcaactgttactaactactaggatttttcacacacacactcacacccaggaACAGCCCggaacagctgtctaacttccagttaCCTAtatactgccaggtaacagggccaccagggtgaaagaaactttcctcatttctctctGCCTGGTCCGGAAATCGAACCATggctacagaattacgagtcctgcgcgctgtccgctcagctaccagacccgggTGAGTGTGTACTGTAGTGTGGGTGAAGTTATCTGTGGGACTGGTGTAATAAAGTGTCGATAAGGTGACTTCTGGGATAGATGTAGTGTAGAGGGTGAGGTCAAGTAGTGATGTGGAAAAATCAAATTAGTTATGAGTGGGCAAAAGCTGGCATTGATTAGGTGAGGGGGCAAATTGTGGGTTCTTGAACTTAACGAGCGGCATACTGTGCAGAAGAATGTAATTTTGTTTTCGAAATTACATTGTAGCAATATTTTATATCAGCATATATCTACAACATAAactgacagaggtgattacacaaATGAAAatttgtcttaagtactaatattggggaaatgGGTTGTACAAGATATagcgtgagtttgaagcacaaggtaggaaacaatGAGGATAAAACACACTCATAGAACTTTTCTATCGCTCAATGCGTTAGAGAGAATTTTCTAATATATTCCTACACAACAATTTGGGTATAATTCCGCACCTGTTATTgtcaacctatatatatatatatatattgtcaacctatatatatatatatatatatatatatatatatatatatatatatatatatatatatatatatatatatatatatatatatatatatatatatatatatacatatatatatatatatatatatatatatagggaactgtcaagtgtgtgacagacggtatcgtctcaattcaaatggaactgtccgctatcattctctcaattcaggtggttgtctagggtctaggcgcctgccccggggcaatgacgatggacaacctgctgcaggagcgaggaacaatacctccctcaacttcatttcagcagataatctgcttgaagcaatcaaagcgacgtccaccaggaccttgccccacatccccaaggctgcccgtcatcaagcagcagccaaactcaccagtctgctgacaaaggtcaacaatgctcctagaaccattggagcatggcacaatctccttctatttgggaatgcatgcctagcattaccgcccaggagagacaagtcattagcaacctctgtaatcagagctcttaatgaattccccagagcagacaacctggtccgcctcccccctcgtgccaaggacaccagccgcaggacgaccaacaataactcatctgagaaccacaaaatgagagcacagatcaccaggaaaatagaagagggcaataccacaggtgccatcagaatcatgaccagcgatgacactattgcccccaggaacgccacgacagcagaggctcttcaagacaaacacccacccagagcccccgacagcagcagggatccccaggaaaacaatgctggcatagaacccttgactgttcgagaatctgaggtgtacaaagcagccatgtctttcccaacaggttcagcagggggctttacaggcctaagaccccagcacatcaaacaaatgctgaacccggtgcttggagatgctgcaaaggaccttctagtggaacttaccagattctccaacatgtgtttggctggcggcatccctgaggacatcaggcctgtcttttatggagcagcactctgtgctctaaagaagaaggataggggtatcaggcccattgccgttggcaacaccctccgacgcctcgtagctaaggctgcagtgagatctatcagccaggaagcagccaccttgctgaaacctcatcagctcgggtttgggattcccctaggttgtgaagctgcagcacatgcagcgcgggcttacattgttgatctcccggaccagaaggcactagtaaagcttgacttcaaaaatgccttcaatcaagtcagacgagacgctgtcctcagggctgtacacaaccatttcagtcccctttacccattcatccgatcgtgctacagtggggtctctaagcttctttttggggagcatgaaataaactcctgtgaaggtgtccaacaaggtgaccccttagcccccctccttttctgcctagctatcaaagaggtcactgatagtctgacaagcgagctaaacatctggtacctggatgatggcactctagctggaactccggaaaccattttgggggatataaggaaaatccaggagcagggagcagccttaggcctcattctcaatgcatccaaatgtgaaataatctcccgcaacccagacatcactgggcaaatacaaaatgctcttccagacattctcgttgtcgaaccaccggactgcactctcctgggtgcccccattggcccacgagcaatcgaggaggtcctggctgcaaaaatcactgacctaaagagaatgcaggacaggattgacaagattgatgcccatgatgctctctttctccttacaagatgcctgtctctccctaagttgacctactttctgagatgttctccatcctacagcagccctaagttaaatgtgtatgacacccttctgaggtccatgctggtgaaagtcctgaacctgccattggacgactctcagtgggagcaagcaacccttcctgtaagactctaaGTCttacggccttggtgtccgcacagcctcccaaattgctctaccagccttcctttcctcctctcatgcatcgcacgacctcgtcagagatattttacctgcaaccctgagagattcagcaggaatacacgatcctgctttcactgaatgttcaaatcagtggaatgttcttgcagccccagcaaccattatagagccaacaaaacaacacaaacagtccggctgggaccacccacctagtggaaaaagtagctgatgccatgctaagcatcgcaacatcagacaaggagaaagcccgcctcagagcagtgcgtgccccccatgcaggagacttcctcctggcagtacccatgtctgcaatgggcacgcgcctagatccagaatcccttcgtgtagcagtggccctccgccttggtgccccaattcacactgaatacaagtgtatttgcaacagggtggaagcagaccaatacggactgcatgggttgcattgcggaagcacaaagggctggcatgcaagacacaacgaggtcaatgacatcatcaagagaagcctcgtctcagctgggtgcccagcggagagagaacctcgcatcctaggggtccaaaacccggatttcccagcacttcgccctgatggcatcaccatatactcatggaaggagggtagacagttggtgtgggactacacatgtgtatccaccctggctgacacctatgtacacttcggagctgatcaagcaggtggggcggccaaccacagggaaacagcaaaatcactcaagtacaggcgactggaaggtcaatacctctttgttcccatagcgtctgagacgcatggcccctggggcaagagtgccttgggatttctcaaggaattggggtccaagctcattgacgtcaccagagacccaagggcttccagttttttatttcagcgtctcagtgtggcgatccagaggggaaatgcttgctgcgtcctcggttcctgtccagaagcggaggagcttcaagagatccataacctttaggcatttgtcttgtatgttttgtaacctttaaatacacaataaaggaaaaaaaaaaagggaagggggtggtaggagaaaagctcacagaaactgtattggaggggacccacattccctccaatgcgttatgtgtggtttcctccgaggctatgggtcccccttcttccagccagaggtggtactcccttccctatttatatatatatatatatatatatatatatatatatatatatatatatatatatatatatatatatatatatatatatatatataaatatatatttgaagattaacaatctttggacaacacccaccagtgggcctcgaccccagaaagcacaactaccttccagtagctgccataactagtacgctttaacccactacaccatcagaccctacaaaagaagtagagacttcgagatatatatacacctcaaatatctccacttcccgagggcactagacaagtgagaggttactctgcgtttttcatcaagccactgtcaatgtgagagaactcgtgtccatgctataagcctatacttgcataaaccacaagtgaagattaacaatctttggacaacacccaccagtgggcctcgaacccagaaagcacaactaccttccagtagctgccataactagtacgctttaacccactacaccatcagaccctacaaaagaagtagagacttcgagatatatatacacctcaagtattaccacttcccaagggcactagacaagtcacgacaaggacacgagttctctcacattgacagtggcttgatgaaaaacgcagagtaacctctcacttgtctagtgccctcgggaagtggagatatttgaggtgtatatatatctcgaagtctctacttcttttgtagggtctgatggtgtagtgggttaaagcgtactagttatggcagctactggaaggtagttgtgctttcttggttcgaggcccactggtgggtgttgtccaaagattgttaatcttcacttgtggtttatgcaagtataggcttatatatatatatatatatatatatatatatatatatatatatatatatatatatatatatatatatatatacacatatatatatatatatatatatatatatatatatatatatatatatatatatatatatacatac is from Procambarus clarkii isolate CNS0578487 chromosome 54, FALCON_Pclarkii_2.0, whole genome shotgun sequence and encodes:
- the LOC138352685 gene encoding uncharacterized protein; amino-acid sequence: MKLLVLVILAAAACASEIEKRDAEPSYVTSNYGSAYPAYSHRYHNGKRSAEPEPEPSYPIYSSGLRHGYDRHYYKRSAEPEPEPSYPLYYAPRHGYRRHFYKRSADPEPSYSVFSNYGYRPLNYYSQHYY
- the LOC138352686 gene encoding uncharacterized protein; its protein translation is MKLLVLVILAAAACASEIEKRDAEPSYVTSNYGSAYPAYSHRYHNGKRSAEPEIEPSYPIYSSGFRHGYDRHYYKRSAEPEPEPSYPLYYAPRHGYRRHFYKRSADPEPSYSVFSNYGYRPLNHYSHHYY